In the genome of Kwoniella shandongensis chromosome 6, complete sequence, one region contains:
- a CDS encoding signal recognition particle protein SRP54 gives MVLADLGARLHGALNQLSRASVIDDTVIHALLKELCAALLESDVNVKLVSQLRTKVKTKVRKSLEEAEKAGGKEVNKKNVVQKAVFDELVALVDPGTEPYKPVKGKTNVLMAVGIQGAGKTTTCTKLAVHYQRRGFRSCLVCADTFRAGAFDQLKQNATKAKIPFYGSYTETDPVAIASLGVEKFRKERFDVIIVDTSGRHKQESELFEEMVAIGSAVKPDMTIMVLDASIGQAAEGQSRAFKDSADFGAIIVTKLDGHAKGGGAISAVAATKTPIIFLGTGEHLNDLERFTPQPFISKLLGMGDVQGLVEHMQDMARANPDRQKDLAKKLEQGKFSIRDWREQLSNIMGMGSLSKIASMIPGMPAGMMEGGEEEAGSKLKRMIFITDAMRQDELDSDGMIFVSFDKSGNPVGLNRRAKRVARGSGTSVREVEELLVQARMMAGMAKQAGGQNGWMSAMQKMQAAAGGKPLGPNGQPSPAQIEAMRKAMPPEMMRKLRAAGPQGAQKMMQDMMGGMGGMGGPGGPGGPGGMDFGSMMKSMMGGAGGGAPGGPGGGMPDMSQMGEMMKNMGMGGGGMPDMSQLMKMMGRG, from the exons ATGGTGTTAGCGGATCTTGGAGCGAGATTGCACGGAGCGCTGAATCAGCTCTCAAGAGCTTCGGTAATTGATGATACT GTCATCCACGCTCTACTCAAAGAGCTTTGCGCAGCTTTACTCGAATCAGACGTCAATGTCAAACTGGTCTCACAACTCAGAACCAAAGTCAAGACAAAG GTAAGGAAGAGTCTGGAAGAGGCTGAAAAAGctggagggaaagaggtcaaTAAAAAGAATGTGGTACAAAAG GCTGTTTtcgacgagcttgttgcTCTTGTCGACCCGGGGACAGAACCGTATAAGCCTGTGAAGGGAAAGACAAATGTTCTCATGGCCGTCGGTATTCAG GGTGCCGGTaaaacaacaacatgtaCAAAG CTCGCTGTCCACTACCAACGGAGAGGTTTCAGGTCATGTCTCGTTTGTGCGGATACTTTCCGAGCAGGTGCTTTCGATCAATTGAAGCA GAATGCAACAAAGGCGAAAATCCCTTTCTACGGTAGTTATACAGAGACAGATCCCGTTGCGATCGCCTCCTTGGGTGTGGAGAAGTTTAGAAAAG AACGTTTCGACGTTATCATTGTCGACACTTCTGGAAGACATAAGCAAGAGAGCGAGCTTttcgaggagatggtggCGATAGGTTCCGCTGTCAAGCCG GATATGACCATCATGGTTCTCGACGCATCAATAGGTCAAGCAGCGGAGGGTCAGAGTCGAGCGTTCAAGGACAGTGCGGACTTTGGAGCGATCATCGTGACAAAATTGGACGGTCATGCgaagggtggtggtgctaTCTCAGC TGTTGCTGCTACAAAAACAccgatcatcttcctcggtaCTGGTGAACACCTGAACGATCTCGAGCGATTTACACCGCAACCTTTCATTTCTAAATTGTTGGGTATGGGTGACGTGCAAGGATTAGTCGAGCATAT GCAAGATATGGCTCGAGCTAACCCGGATCGACAAAAAGACCTCGCCAAGAAGCTGGAACAAGGGAAGTTCAGTATCCGAGATTGGAGAGAACAACTGTCCAACATCATGGGCAT GGGTTCTTTATCCAAGATCGCTTCTATGATACCCGGTATGCCGGCTGGAatgatggaaggtggtgaagaggaggctGGTTCAAAATTGAAGCGAATGATCTTCATCACCGATGCGATGAGACAGGATGAGCTCGATTCGGACGGCATGATCTTC GTGAGCTTTGACAAATCTGGTAACCCTGTTGGCCTCAACCGAAGAGCGAAACGTGTCGCCCGAGGAAGTGGTACCAGTGTgagggaggtcgaggagctcTTGGTCCAAGCGCGGATGATGGCGGGTATGGCCAAGCAAGCTGGTGGACAGAatggctg GATGTCTGCTATGCAAAAGATGcaagctgctgctggtggGAAACCATTAGGTCCAAATGGTCAACCCAGCCCTGCACAAATCGAAGCCATGAGA AAAGCGATGCCGCCAGAGATGATGCGCAAATTGCGAGCAGCCGGACCTCAAGGTGCTCAAAAGATGATGCAAGATATGATGGGTGGAATGGGCGGTATGGGTGGACCTGGTGGACCTGGAGGACCTGGCGGCATGGATTTCGGCAGTATGATGAAATCAATGATGGGAGGTGCGGGTGGCGGTGCGCCCGGTGGACCAGGTGGGGGTATGCCAGATATGAGTCAGATGGgtgagatgatgaagaacaTGGGGATGGGAGGGGGTGGTAtgccag ATATGAGCcagttgatgaagatgatgggcAGGGGTTAA